A stretch of Raphanus sativus cultivar WK10039 unplaced genomic scaffold, ASM80110v3 Scaffold0534, whole genome shotgun sequence DNA encodes these proteins:
- the LOC108819233 gene encoding uncharacterized protein LOC108819233 gives MRRVTGLAARTISSSVAVLPRLGHTTAMMTTIPSSEPPSPRFGGLPTPTFAGGVAGIVFFSAAAASSLGQEVHAKDMSHKFNPKEVVLYQYEACPFCNKVKAFLDFNKIPYKIVEVNPLFKKEIKWSDYKKVPILTVDGEQLVDSSVIIDSLFQRMHPEISKSEDDEEMKWRKWVDNHLVHILSPNIYRSTSEALESFDYITTHGNFGFTERLVAKYAGATAMYFVSKKLKKKYNITDERAALYDAAETWVDALNGRPFLGGSRPNLADLAVFGVLRPIRYLRSGKDMVDNTRIGEWYSRMENTVGEPSGIKE, from the exons TTCCACGGCTCGGTCATACCACAGCGATGATGACCACGATTCCTTCTTCCGAGCCTCCGTCCCCGAGATTTGGTGGTCTACCCACGCCCACTTTTGCCGGCGGAGTCGCTGGGATTGTTTTCTTTTCCGCCGCCGCCGCATCGTCCCTTGGTCAAGAAGTCCACGCCAAGGACATGTCCCATAAATTCAACCCTAAAGAGGTGGTTCTGTATCAGTACGAGGCTTGCCCTTTCTGCAATAAGGTCAAAG CCTTCTTGGATTTCAACAAGATTCCATACAAGATTGTTGAAGTGAATCCCTTGTTTAAGAAAGAAATTAAATGGTCTGATTACAAGAAGGTGCCCATCCTTACTGTTGATGGTGAACAATTAGTTGATTCGTCAG TGATAATCGATAGCTTATTCCAAAGGATGCACCCTGAAATTTCAAAGtctgaagatgatgaagagatgaAATGGCGCAA GTGGGTTGACAATCACCTTGTGCATATTTTGTCACCAAACATATACAGGAGTACTTCAGAGGCTCTGGAGTCCTTTGACTACATCACCACCCATG GAAATTTCGGTTTCACGGAAAGATTAGTGGCAAAGTATGCAGGAGCAACGGCAATGTACTTTGTATCGAAGAAACTGAAGAAGAAATATAACATAACTGATGAACGTGCAGCTCTTTATGATGCTGCTGAGACATGGGTCGATGCCCTGAATGGGCGTCCATTCCTCG GTGGGTCAAGACCAAACTTAGCCGATCTCGCTGTATTTGGTGTTTTGAGGCCTATAAGGTACCTTAGATCGGGTAAGGATATGGTTGACAACACGCGCATAGGTGAATGGTATTCTCGAATGGAGAACACGGTCGGAGAGCCTTCTGGGATCAAAGAGTAA